CATTCGATTCTGCAAAGGTCAGCCCCATCGGATAATAGCCTCCAGACCAAGGATTATGTAAAGATGTCTGATCAGATCCTACAGTGACGTGGATATTTTCGCGATCAAAAGCCTCCCACACTTCGACAATATTACCGATATAGGCGAAAGATATCGTTTCTTTTTGATCCATCGCCGACTGTACCTGTTCAACGAGCTCATCGATGTTTTCGATCAATCGGTCTACCCAACCTTGTTCATGCCGTTTTTTTGCTGCAGCGGGATTTATTTCAGCGCATACGGTGATACATCCGGCAATATTACCTGCTTTAGGTTGTGCGCCACTCATTCCCCCCAAGCCAGAAGTTAAAAATACTTTACCTTGAATTGTATCATTTGCTGTTAAATGTTTTCGGAAAGCATTCATGACCGTAATTGTAGTACCATGCACAATACCCTGCGGACCAATATACATATAGGAACCTGCAGTCATCTGTCCATATTGCGTAACGCCTAAAGCATTAAAACGCTCCCAGTCATCCGGTTTCGAATAGTTTGGAATCATCATTCCATTCGTTACAACGACACGTGGTGCATGTTGTGACGACGGGAAAAGACCCATGGGATGACCACTGTAGAGATGTAAAGTTTGTTCATCTGACATCTGCGAAAGATACTGCATGGTGAGGCGATATTGAGCCCAATTTTGGAAAACAGCTCCATTCCCACCATACGTAATCAGTTCATGGGGATGTTGGGCTACAGCCGGATCAAGGTTATTTTGAATCATCAGCATAATCGCTGCCGCTTGCTTACTCCCTGCTGGATAGTCAGCTATCGGTCGAGCGTGCATCGCATATTGGGGCCTAAAGCGGTACATGTAGATTCGGCCGTAACTACGGAGCTCCTCTAAAAATTCAGGTGCTAAAACGGTATGCCATTGTTTGGGGAAATAGCGTAATGCATTCCGTAAAGCCAGCTTCTCTTCCGACCTGGTGAGAATATCCTTTCGTCGGGGGGCATGGCTTATGGTATGATCTCGCTCTACTTTTGGGGGCAATACGGTCGGAATACCTTCCGCCACCTCGTTCTTAAATGTATCTTCCATGTTGTTATAGTGAGAATACTTCCTGACCATTTTTCCATACTGCTGTAGGTTGCAAGCTTCCTTGGTAGTAAGAAATATCCTGATAATTAGCTGTTTTAAATATAGTAAAATCTGCTTTCATGCCCTTGCCTAACACGCCGCGATCCGACAGGTTTAAAGCTTTGGCGGCACGGTAGGTTAATGCAGCAAGCAACTCAGCGTTCGTCAACTTCTCTGCTGTTGCCAAAATACTCGCACTCGTCAATAATTGTCCCATGGGTGCAGAACCCGGATTCCAATCACTTCCTATGGCCAAACATGCACCTGCATCCAACAGCTTTCTAGCTGGCGTAAAACCACATCCAAGTCCGATGGAAGCCGCAGGTAGCGCCACCGCAACAGTATCTGAATGGGCAATAAGGTCAATTTCAATTGCTGTTGATGCCTCAAGATGATCCGCAGATTGAGCACCGAGTTCAACTGCAATCTGACTTCCCGAAGTTGTGAACTGATCGGCATGAATAGTCAGGTCAAAACCCATCGCTTTTGCTTTTTGTAAATATGCCACAATGTCTTCCCCTTGAAACGCTGTTTTTTCTATAAATGCGTCAACCCGGTTTGACAGCCCTTCTGATTTCAATAGCGGAAAAAGATCTGTTGTAATTCGATGAAGATAATCCTTTGCCGATCCGCTGAAGTCTCGCGGGAGCATATGTGCCGCCAAACAAGTTGGAACAAGGTCTGATGCCGTACGACGATCCGACTCCTGAATGACACGTAATATCTTCAGCTCTTCTTCAACATTAAGACCGTAACCGCTTTTAACTTCAATTGTTGTGATTCCTTGCCTTAACAGAAAATTTGCACGCTGGATCGTGAGATCAATCAATTCTGCTGCATCACAATCCCTTGTGTGTGATACCGTGCTCCAAATCCCTCCCCCAGCTGCCGCAATCTCCAGGTAGCTTGAGCCTGCATTTCGAAGGGCGAAATCATTCGCTCGATTACCGGCAAAAGCAATATGCGTATGGCAATCAATAAAGCCTGGCAAGGCGACCTGATCTTCCTCTACATGTACAAGTGCCACTTGCTTTCCCCATTGCAGTTGTAATCCCTCAAAGTCCGCCACTTCCATGATATCGTTACCTGCTATTAAAATACCTCCATCTTTAATAATAACTAATTGTTTATCATGGAGCGCCCCATTAACGGGCATATTTGACATGGTTAATATCTGCCTAAAAGGTCCAACTAATTTTAGCTCTTTTTCCATCCTTCTTCGTCTAAAACTCTTCAAATCTTTGTTTCAAATCCGCAGCAATTTCGCCCGTCGCATATTGACGATGCAATGTGATCAGTTCGCCCGATTTTACGAGCTTTAATGCTTCAGTCAACAGCTCTTCCATCGGTTGATCGGATTCGATATGCGGAATGGACTGACGAATTCTCGCATGAATAGCTTCCAATGCTGCAGTCGATTTTAATGGCTGATGATAATCCTTTGCCTGTGCCGCACATAACAGTTCAATGCTTAATATTTTATCAACATTGTCAATGACCTGTAGTAATTTTCGGCCGGAAATAGATCCCATACTGACATGGTCCTCTTGGCCTAAAGAGGTAGGAATACTATCTGCACTTGCAGGAAAACAAAGCCCTTTATTCTCACTTGCAATCGCGGCTGTGCTATATTGTAAGATCATAAATCCTGAATTGAGACCGGTTGATTTCATTAACAATTTTGGGACACCGTTGGTTTGACCTTCTAAAGACAAGTAAACCCTTCGATCCGAAATATTGCCGATTTCCGATGCAGCAAGTGTGGCATAATCCAAAGGCAAAGCGATTGACTGTCCGTGAAAGCTACCGCCACTAATGGTTAGTTCGTCATTAATGATCACAGGATTATCGGTCACTGCATTTATTTCGATTTCTATGGTCTCCTTCAAATGAAGCCAAGCATTGCGTGATGCTCCGTGGACTTGAGGGATACAGCGCAAAGAATAAGGATCTTGTACGCGGGAACAGTCTTTGTGGCTTTCCAAAATGGCTGAGCCATGAAGCATGTTAAAAATGCTTGCAGCAACATAACGGTTTCCGGCATGCGGGCGTAATTGATGTAATTCAGTAAAAAATGGTTTTATTGAGCCATTTAAACCTTCAATCATTAAGGTCGCAATAATATCAGCATTCTGAAGTACACGATTTAACTCAGCAACAGCCATCACAGCATGGGCTGCCATAAATTGAGTTCCATTGATCAAAGCCAGACCTTCTTTTGCGCCCAAGTGTACCGGAGCCATACCATATTTTTCCAAAACGGTAGCTGTTTCCATAATTTCCCCTTCTACGTTGACTTTTCCTAAGCCAATCAAGGGTAAAAATAAATGTGACAATGGCGCCAAATCACCCGATGCGCCGACAGAGCCTTGCTTAGGTACCACAGGAATGATATGGTTTTCGATATGCCAAATAATCCGTTCAATTGTCGCATACTGAACACCCGAAAATCCTTGAGAAAGCGCGTGAACTTTAAGAATAAGCATCAATTTGGCCAAATCATTGGCGATAGGTTCGCCCATACCGACGGCATGACTTTTCAGAATATTTTCCTGTAACAGTTGCGTTTGATTTGCGTCAATAAGTGTGGTACACAAGGGACCAAAACCGGTATTAATCCCATAGACAATCTCACCACGCTCGACTATTTTACGGACATAACTGGCGCTCTGCTCGATCTTATTCTTGACTTCGGGTGATATTTCCCCCGTAACCGTTCCTTTTACTATGGCTAAGGCTATGGAGCATGTTAGCTGCCCACTGCCGTATAAAAATTTTTCCATCTTCCTATCTGCTTTACTCAAATGTACTTGCTATATTTGATAATTAGAAATACCATTTTTATCATCAATTGATAACCATGAATTATCAAATAGAACTAAGACACTTACTGTATTTTAAAGTATTGGCAGAAGAGCTGCATTTTAGAAGGGCTGCCGAAAAATTGTTTATTGCGCAGCCGGGCTTGAGCAGACAAATTAAGCAGCTGGAGGAATCCTATGGCGTAGCACTTTTTGAGCGTAATAAGCGAAATGTTCAAATGACGGAAGCTGGGATCTATCTCTTTGAGGAGGTGAAAGAACTCTTTAGGCACTTGGATCAGATTGAAACTCAACTTCAAAGCTTTGCCAATGGTAAAATAAGTACCTTAAAGCTGGGGTTTATTGGGTCGGCTGTTCAGACCATCCTGCCGGAACTACTGCTCAATTTAAAACAGCAGCAGCCAGATATTGAGTTAGCACTTCACGAACTAGCGAATGAAACCCAGCTGGATCTGCTGGAGAAAAAAGAATTGGACTTAGGCTTTGTTCGTCTTTCGGAAACGCCACCTGGCTTATGTAGCCTGCCTATACATACCGAGCATTTTAGTCTCGTTTTACCTAACGATCATCCCCTATTGAATTCGCCGAAAGCAAGTCTTGACGCCTTAAAAGATGAATCATTTATCTTATTTTCCAAAAACTATAGCCACTCTTATTATGATCTCGTCATGAGTATCTTTAGTGATCATAAGTTTATCCCCAAAGTTACTTTGCGCACTGTGAATGCTTTGACCATTTTCAATATGGTTGCTCAGGGATTGGGTGTTGCCATTGTTCCTTCGTCTTTAAAGAACGGATACCATGTTGATGTCACCTTCCTTGAATTGAACGGTTTACCGCAACGAACAACGCTCTCTCTAGTTTGGAATGCACAAAATCGCAACCCGGGTATTCCATTGGTC
The Sphingobacterium multivorum genome window above contains:
- a CDS encoding LysR family transcriptional regulator, with translation MNYQIELRHLLYFKVLAEELHFRRAAEKLFIAQPGLSRQIKQLEESYGVALFERNKRNVQMTEAGIYLFEEVKELFRHLDQIETQLQSFANGKISTLKLGFIGSAVQTILPELLLNLKQQQPDIELALHELANETQLDLLEKKELDLGFVRLSETPPGLCSLPIHTEHFSLVLPNDHPLLNSPKASLDALKDESFILFSKNYSHSYYDLVMSIFSDHKFIPKVTLRTVNALTIFNMVAQGLGVAIVPSSLKNGYHVDVTFLELNGLPQRTTLSLVWNAQNRNPGIPLVTQIITSQVKNGYNTA
- a CDS encoding urocanate hydratase — translated: MEDTFKNEVAEGIPTVLPPKVERDHTISHAPRRKDILTRSEEKLALRNALRYFPKQWHTVLAPEFLEELRSYGRIYMYRFRPQYAMHARPIADYPAGSKQAAAIMLMIQNNLDPAVAQHPHELITYGGNGAVFQNWAQYRLTMQYLSQMSDEQTLHLYSGHPMGLFPSSQHAPRVVVTNGMMIPNYSKPDDWERFNALGVTQYGQMTAGSYMYIGPQGIVHGTTITVMNAFRKHLTANDTIQGKVFLTSGLGGMSGAQPKAGNIAGCITVCAEINPAAAKKRHEQGWVDRLIENIDELVEQVQSAMDQKETISFAYIGNIVEVWEAFDRENIHVTVGSDQTSLHNPWSGGYYPMGLTFAESNALLASDPDRFKQCVQESLIRHVDAINKHVSKGTYFFDYGNAFLLESSRAGAAVWNDDKDQFRYPSYVQDILGPMCFDYGFGPFRWVCTSGKASDLQKSDEIAMTVLENLRTEAPMEIQQQMQDNIQWIKEAGKNRLVVGSQARILYADSNGRIAIAKAFNEAVKSGLFEAPIVLGRDHHDVSGTDSPYRETSNIYDGSQYTADMAIHNVIGDSFRGATWVSIHNGGGVGWGEVINGGFGLLLDGSGEAAVKLEKMLYFDVNNGIARRAWARNKEANQALDRALERNTTLQVTRAQLVDDDIIEQLFDQSE
- the hutI gene encoding imidazolonepropionase is translated as MSNMPVNGALHDKQLVIIKDGGILIAGNDIMEVADFEGLQLQWGKQVALVHVEEDQVALPGFIDCHTHIAFAGNRANDFALRNAGSSYLEIAAAGGGIWSTVSHTRDCDAAELIDLTIQRANFLLRQGITTIEVKSGYGLNVEEELKILRVIQESDRRTASDLVPTCLAAHMLPRDFSGSAKDYLHRITTDLFPLLKSEGLSNRVDAFIEKTAFQGEDIVAYLQKAKAMGFDLTIHADQFTTSGSQIAVELGAQSADHLEASTAIEIDLIAHSDTVAVALPAASIGLGCGFTPARKLLDAGACLAIGSDWNPGSAPMGQLLTSASILATAEKLTNAELLAALTYRAAKALNLSDRGVLGKGMKADFTIFKTANYQDISYYQGSLQPTAVWKNGQEVFSL
- the hutH gene encoding histidine ammonia-lyase; translated protein: MEKFLYGSGQLTCSIALAIVKGTVTGEISPEVKNKIEQSASYVRKIVERGEIVYGINTGFGPLCTTLIDANQTQLLQENILKSHAVGMGEPIANDLAKLMLILKVHALSQGFSGVQYATIERIIWHIENHIIPVVPKQGSVGASGDLAPLSHLFLPLIGLGKVNVEGEIMETATVLEKYGMAPVHLGAKEGLALINGTQFMAAHAVMAVAELNRVLQNADIIATLMIEGLNGSIKPFFTELHQLRPHAGNRYVAASIFNMLHGSAILESHKDCSRVQDPYSLRCIPQVHGASRNAWLHLKETIEIEINAVTDNPVIINDELTISGGSFHGQSIALPLDYATLAASEIGNISDRRVYLSLEGQTNGVPKLLMKSTGLNSGFMILQYSTAAIASENKGLCFPASADSIPTSLGQEDHVSMGSISGRKLLQVIDNVDKILSIELLCAAQAKDYHQPLKSTAALEAIHARIRQSIPHIESDQPMEELLTEALKLVKSGELITLHRQYATGEIAADLKQRFEEF